In Paroedura picta isolate Pp20150507F chromosome 1, Ppicta_v3.0, whole genome shotgun sequence, the following are encoded in one genomic region:
- the PAIP2 gene encoding polyadenylate-binding protein-interacting protein 2 isoform X2: protein MKDPSRRSTSPNIISENVIMNGHSHEDDNPFAEYMWMENEEEFNRQIEEELWEEEFIERCFQEMLEEEEEHEWFIPARDLPQTMDQIQDQFNELVISDSSSLEDLVVKSNLNPNAKEFVPGVKY from the exons ATGAAAGACCCAAGCCGCAGGAGTACTAGCCCGAACATCATCAGCGAAAACGTGATCATGAACGGTCACTCTCACGAAGATGACAACCCATTTGCTGAGTACATGTGGATGGAAAACGAAGAGGAGTTCAACAGGCAG ATCGAGGAagagttgtgggaagaggaatttaTAGAACGCTGCTTCCAGGAGatgctggaagaggaggaggagcacgAGTGGTTCATCCCAGCCAGAGATCTTCCGCAGACAATGGATCAAATCCAGGATCAGTTTAATGAACTTGTTATCAGTGATAGTTCCTCACTGGAAGACTTGGTG GTCAAGAGTAATCTCAATCCAAACGCAAAGGAGTTTGTTCCTGGGGTGAAGTACTAA
- the PAIP2 gene encoding polyadenylate-binding protein-interacting protein 2 isoform X1, protein MVANGKRNMMKFPRLKLKGATMKDPSRRSTSPNIISENVIMNGHSHEDDNPFAEYMWMENEEEFNRQIEEELWEEEFIERCFQEMLEEEEEHEWFIPARDLPQTMDQIQDQFNELVISDSSSLEDLVVKSNLNPNAKEFVPGVKY, encoded by the exons GCTTAAGCTCAAAGGCGCAACCATGAAAGACCCAAGCCGCAGGAGTACTAGCCCGAACATCATCAGCGAAAACGTGATCATGAACGGTCACTCTCACGAAGATGACAACCCATTTGCTGAGTACATGTGGATGGAAAACGAAGAGGAGTTCAACAGGCAG ATCGAGGAagagttgtgggaagaggaatttaTAGAACGCTGCTTCCAGGAGatgctggaagaggaggaggagcacgAGTGGTTCATCCCAGCCAGAGATCTTCCGCAGACAATGGATCAAATCCAGGATCAGTTTAATGAACTTGTTATCAGTGATAGTTCCTCACTGGAAGACTTGGTG GTCAAGAGTAATCTCAATCCAAACGCAAAGGAGTTTGTTCCTGGGGTGAAGTACTAA